The Ramlibacter sp. PS4R-6 nucleotide sequence AGCGATCTTGCGGATCGCCTGAACCAGCTGGCCCGGCGCGCTTTCCTTGGTGAGGTAGCCGCTGGCGCCCGACTTGATCGCCCGCACGGCGTACTGCGTCTCCTGGTGCATCGACAGCACGAGGATGCGCAGCTTCGGCCGCTCGGACTTCACCAGCTTGATCAGCTCCATGCCGCTGCGGCCCGGCATCGACAGGTCGGTCACGAGCACGTCGAACTCGCGCTCGCGCACGATCGCCATCACCTCGTTGCCGTCCGCCGCCTCCGCCTCGACCTGCAGGTCGGCCGCGTCGCCGACGATGCGCTTGAGGCCCTCGCGCACGATGGCGTGGTCGTCGGCGATCACGAGGCGGATCACGCGCCCTCCCCCTCGCCCACGGGGATGAAGGCCTCGACGGTGGTGCCCTGCCCCGGCCGGCTCTGGACGGCGACGGTGCCCTTGAGCAGCTGGGCGCGCTCGCGCAAGCCGGCCAGGCCCAGCGAGCCGGGCTTGCGCGCGGCCCCGGTGTCGAAGCCCGCGCCGTCGTCCTGCACCACGAGCCGCAGGCCGCGCTCGACCGGCATGACGGAAACGGTGACGCGCCGGGCCTGCGCGTGCTTGGCGACGTTGGCCAGCGACTCCTGGACGATGCGGAACACGGCGGTCGCGTACGGTTCGGCCAGCTCCAGGTCCTCGTCGGCCTCGAGGCGGCACTCGATGCCGTGGCGCTGGCGGAAGTTCTGCACCAGCCAGTCGATCGCGGGCATGAGGCCCAGGTCGTCGAGCACCAGCGGCCGCAGGTCGGCGGCGATCCGGCGCGTCGAAGCCACCGCGCCATCGATCATGCGCAGCATCTCCTGCACCTTCGCCGCGGCCGCATCGGGCTCGGCGCGCAGGTTGTCCTTCAGCCAGATCGTGTCCATCTTGATCGCCGTGAGCGACTGCGCCAGCTCGTCGTGCAGCTCGCGCGCCACGCGGCTCTTTTCCTGCTCGCGTACGGCGCTGGACTGCTTGGCGAACGCGGCGAGGTCTTCCTGCGCACGCACGCGCTCGGTCACGTCACGCAGGATCACCGTGTAGAGCTTGCCTTCGGGCGTGTCCAGCTGCGAGATGGAGGCGTCGACCGGGAACTCCTCGCCGCCGCGGCGCAGCCCGAAGACCACCGTGCTGCCGCTCATGCGGCGCGACGTCACGCCGGTTTCGCCGAAGCGGCGGACGTGTTCGCCATGGTGGGGCCGGAAGCGCGCCGGGATCAGGAGGTCGAGCGGCTTGTCTTTCACGTCGGCGAAGGCCCAGCCGAAGATGCGCTCGGCGGCGCGGTTGTACATGACGATGCGCTGCGCCTCGTCGACGGTGATGATGGCGTCCATCGCCGATTCGAGCAGGCCCGCCAGCCGCGCGGCGGCGTTGTGTTCGGTGATGGAAGAATTCGGCACGCGGCGGTTCCCTGCAGGGGAATTTACCGCAACCGCCTCACTGGTTGATTTCCGCGGGCGGCAGGCGCAGCAAGCTGGTGAAAGAGCAGGCGGCGCAGGTCACGCACCAGAAGGCGAAGAATGCGATCGTGTGGACGGCCTGCCGCGACCAGCCCAATGGCGCCCCCGCCCAATGCATGTCCAGGGGGTCGGCGACGGCGAACACCAGCAGCTCCAGCACGCAGGCGGCCATGAACGCCGGCCACACCACCGCCATCAGCCCCGCCTTCACGGCTTCACCGGCGTGGCGGCATGGTTGCGGCCCTGCACCGCCGGCAGCAGCGCGCGCTCGGCGGCCAGCTGCTTGTTGATCTCGATGCCGCGGCGGTAGTAGTCGGCGTCGACCACCGGATCGCTCTTCGCGACCGCGATCCAGGCCGTGAGAACGCCGGCGACGACGACGGCGGCGGGGCCGGCGATCAACAGCCACACGTGGCCATGCTGCCACCACGGCGCCGGGTTCATGTCCTGTCCGTTCATGCGAATCTCCTCATCGCGGCACGAGGAATGCCGCTTTCTCGCTGACATGGGCGTCGGCGCCCAGCGCCTCCACCTGGAACTGGATCGGGTGCGAGCCCGGCGCGGCGCTGCCGTACGGCACCTGCAGGCGGACCGCGACCCAGCGCGATTCCGCAGGGCCGACCGCGACCTCGCTCTCGGAGGCCACGGCCAGCCCCGGCAACCCGGTGACGGTGATGCGGTATTTCTGCGGCTGCTCGGTGGCGTTCATCACCTGCAGCCGGTACACGTTCTCCAGCTTGCCGCCCGCCACGATGCGCGAAAGCGCCGCGCGGTCGCGGACCACGTCGACCTTCAGCGGCGTGCGCAGCGCCAGGCTCAAGGCCAGCGCGAAGCACAGGGCCCCCAGCACCGCCGCGTACAGCAGCACGCGCGGGCGCAGCACGTGGCGCCAGATCCGGCTCTCGTCCCAGCCCTGCTTCAGCGCGTTCTGCGTCGTGAAGCGGATCAGCCCGCGCTGGTAGCCCATCTTGTCCATGACACCGTTGCACACATCGATGCAGCCGGCACAGCCGATGCACTCGTACTGCAGGCCCTGGCGGATGTCGATGCCGGTGGGGCAGACCTGCACGCACAGGCTGCAATCCACGCAGGCGCCCAGGCCCAGCGTGGCGGGATCGGCCTGGCGCGAGCGCGCGCCGCGCGGCTCGCCGCGGGCGGCGTCGTAGCTGATGATGAGCGTGTCCTTGTCGAACATCGCGCTCTGGAAGCGCGCGTAGGGGCACATGTACTTGCACACCTGCTCGCGCAGGAAACCCGCATTGCCGTACGTCGCGAACGCGTAGAAGAAGACCCAGAACACCTCCCACGACCCCATGCGGGTCTGCAGGAACTCCAGCATCAGGTCGTCGATCGGCGTGAAGTAGCCCACGAAGGTGAAGCCGGTCCACATGGCCAGCATGAACCACAGCAGGTGCTTGAACCACTTCTTCACCAGCTTCTCCAGCGTCAGGGGCTGCCCGTCCAGCTTCATGCGGGCGGTGCGGTCGCCCTCGACCTTGCGCTCGATCCACAGGAACATCTCCGTGTAGACGGTCTGGGGGCAGGCGAAGCCGCACCACAGGCGGCCTGCGACGGCCGTGAAGAGGAACAGCGACAGCGCACTGACGACCAGCAGGCCCGTGAGGTAGATGAAGTCCTGCGGGTACA carries:
- a CDS encoding response regulator transcription factor → MIRLVIADDHAIVREGLKRIVGDAADLQVEAEAADGNEVMAIVREREFDVLVTDLSMPGRSGMELIKLVKSERPKLRILVLSMHQETQYAVRAIKSGASGYLTKESAPGQLVQAIRKIAAGGAYISTEVAEQLALGAMPGGEKPPHEALSDREFEVFRQLVAGSSVTEIAANLKLSVKTVSTHKSNLMQKLAIANQSDLVRYAMRHGLG
- a CDS encoding PAS domain-containing sensor histidine kinase — its product is MPNSSITEHNAAARLAGLLESAMDAIITVDEAQRIVMYNRAAERIFGWAFADVKDKPLDLLIPARFRPHHGEHVRRFGETGVTSRRMSGSTVVFGLRRGGEEFPVDASISQLDTPEGKLYTVILRDVTERVRAQEDLAAFAKQSSAVREQEKSRVARELHDELAQSLTAIKMDTIWLKDNLRAEPDAAAAKVQEMLRMIDGAVASTRRIAADLRPLVLDDLGLMPAIDWLVQNFRQRHGIECRLEADEDLELAEPYATAVFRIVQESLANVAKHAQARRVTVSVMPVERGLRLVVQDDGAGFDTGAARKPGSLGLAGLRERAQLLKGTVAVQSRPGQGTTVEAFIPVGEGEGA
- a CDS encoding FixH family protein, which gives rise to MNGQDMNPAPWWQHGHVWLLIAGPAAVVVAGVLTAWIAVAKSDPVVDADYYRRGIEINKQLAAERALLPAVQGRNHAATPVKP
- the ccoG gene encoding cytochrome c oxidase accessory protein CcoG, encoding MKVIPIVAAVPGEDGTQSLYEAQKKIYPRAVTGRFARWRWAFVWLTQVVFYGLPWLEWGNRQAVLFDLAARRFYIFGWVLYPQDFIYLTGLLVVSALSLFLFTAVAGRLWCGFACPQTVYTEMFLWIERKVEGDRTARMKLDGQPLTLEKLVKKWFKHLLWFMLAMWTGFTFVGYFTPIDDLMLEFLQTRMGSWEVFWVFFYAFATYGNAGFLREQVCKYMCPYARFQSAMFDKDTLIISYDAARGEPRGARSRQADPATLGLGACVDCSLCVQVCPTGIDIRQGLQYECIGCAGCIDVCNGVMDKMGYQRGLIRFTTQNALKQGWDESRIWRHVLRPRVLLYAAVLGALCFALALSLALRTPLKVDVVRDRAALSRIVAGGKLENVYRLQVMNATEQPQKYRITVTGLPGLAVASESEVAVGPAESRWVAVRLQVPYGSAAPGSHPIQFQVEALGADAHVSEKAAFLVPR